Proteins from a genomic interval of Mycobacterium conspicuum:
- a CDS encoding GH12 family glycosyl hydrolase domain-containing protein, whose product MPYVMVAPETLAAATADIAGIGSTLSGARITAAGPTTALVTAGADEVSAAITAFLTTHARQFHAVTAQADEFHAQFVQALAAGAKSYAATEAHNVLGVLNAPAEALTGRPLIGNGADATVAGGRGADGGWLYGNGGSGAAGGPGQDGGAGGDAGLIGNGGHGGAGGAGAPGGSGGSGGRGGLLLGNGGDGGNGGAANGGAPGLGGTGGKAGLFGQPGSDGQTGATSPPPPPPPPPPPGGIVITDQYGTTTIQNAYVVQNNAWNNPGGQAITVSGTGFTITTENGSAPTNGAPLGYPSVYLGYHYGTGSPGSPLPEQLGQIQSATSSITYTYPTSGTYDASYDIWLNPTPITTGVNQQEIMIWFNHTGPIQPVGSVVGTSTIDGKSFTVWEGSNGQNNVVSYVANSPITTWNNFDVMGFVDNTETIEPVTDSWYLTSIQAGFEPWSGSVGASVDSFSASVNGLD is encoded by the coding sequence ATGCCGTATGTGATGGTCGCGCCGGAAACGCTGGCAGCGGCGACCGCCGACATCGCCGGCATCGGCTCGACGCTCAGCGGCGCCCGAATCACCGCGGCCGGCCCGACGACGGCGCTGGTAACCGCGGGTGCCGACGAGGTGTCGGCGGCGATCACAGCATTCCTCACCACCCACGCGAGGCAATTTCATGCCGTGACCGCCCAAGCGGACGAATTTCACGCCCAATTCGTCCAGGCGTTGGCCGCAGGTGCGAAATCGTATGCGGCGACCGAAGCCCACAACGTGCTCGGTGTGCTGAATGCCCCCGCCGAGGCGCTGACGGGGCGGCCGTTAATCGGCAATGGCGCCGATGCGACGGTCGCCGGCGGCCGGGGCGCCGACGGCGGGTGGCTGTACGGGAACGGGGGCAGCGGCGCCGCCGGTGGGCCAGGCCAGGACGGCGGGGCCGGCGGCGACGCCGGCTTGATCGGAAATGGCGGGCATGGCGGAGCCGGCGGGGCCGGGGCTCCCGGGGGCTCGGGCGGCTCCGGGGGCAGGGGCGGCCTCCTGCTTGGCAACGGCGGCGACGGCGGCAATGGCGGGGCAGCCAACGGCGGCGCCCCCGGCCTGGGTGGTACGGGCGGAAAGGCGGGCCTGTTCGGCCAACCGGGCAGCGATGGCCAGACCGGCGCCACGTCGCCGCCGCCACCACCGCCGCCACCGCCGCCCCCGGGCGGGATCGTCATCACCGACCAGTACGGAACGACGACGATCCAAAACGCTTACGTGGTCCAGAACAACGCGTGGAACAACCCCGGCGGGCAAGCAATCACCGTCAGCGGCACCGGGTTCACCATCACCACCGAAAACGGTTCGGCCCCAACCAACGGCGCCCCGCTCGGATACCCATCGGTCTACCTGGGCTACCACTACGGCACCGGTTCGCCGGGCAGCCCGCTGCCCGAACAGCTCGGCCAGATCCAATCCGCAACCAGCAGCATCACGTACACGTACCCCACCAGCGGGACGTATGACGCCTCCTACGACATCTGGCTGAACCCAACGCCCATCACCACCGGTGTCAACCAACAGGAGATCATGATCTGGTTCAACCACACCGGGCCCATCCAGCCGGTCGGCTCCGTGGTGGGCACCAGCACGATCGACGGAAAGAGCTTCACCGTGTGGGAAGGCAGCAACGGCCAGAACAACGTCGTCTCCTACGTCGCGAACTCACCGATCACCACCTGGAACAATTTCGACGTGATGGGCTTCGTCGACAACACCGAAACCATTGAGCCGGTGACAGATTCGTGGTACCTCACCAGCATCCAGGCGGGCTTCGAGCCGTGGAGCGGCAGCGTCGGCGCGTCGGTCGACTCGTTTTCCGCCAGCGTCAATGGTCTCGACTAG
- a CDS encoding beta-ketoacyl synthase N-terminal-like domain-containing protein: MNFEPIAIVGQGCVLPGGLNPDELWKTVRDSRDALGSARPDYWGVSPARVLQDQPDAPYLDHTWSDRGGYVRGFDDVFDPGGLLLDADEFDGLDPLYLWVVESARQAVHSAGWSAGAVPGSAGVVLGNLSYPTKTMTDLAEKVWRGTEHGIDWRNRFMSGLPAHLVANALGLTAGATALDAACASSLYAIKLACDRLHDRTADVMLAGGVNGASDLLLHVGFSALQALSRTGRSRPFHQGADGLVPAEGAAVLVLRRLEDAIADDNGILGVIRGIGLSNDGRGRGLLVPSQEGQERAMRLAYEMAGLQPRDISLVECHATGTSRGDLTELMSMTSIFAGLADIPIGSLKSNLGHSITASGAAGAIKVLAAMRAGVRPPTLHVDDPLPFIADSPFRLLTAPEPWECDGPRRAAINNFGFGGNNAHLLLEEWIAPTDQRETPPRWPTPTPAAADGIAIVGLSLLVGDGCETASVADHLKAGQPILGEGSSGTLGARMAQVRLDLTHTRFPPADLKQTQPQQLALLGAALNIDELIKRLPPDRTSVIVGMGCDAEVTRFGVRWRLADEVDDPEALDAARDDVVHGWSTAGVVGAMPNIVANRLNSQFDLRGPSFTVSREELSGTTALELAARALRRGEIDAAVVGAVDLSCEPVHEAAARALLRPDEQLPGDAAVVLVLKRAADARRDGDRTLATLPADQTHRGECLHLGTAPGALNLSPLLGHAHAASGLLHVAAGVLYGLLDVWPDGEPWTAQQRAVVVALHALAGQEQHLVLVPPVAGRRDADELVALLSPVAPSQTRKPALLHFPAHLPAVRLPNHVVAEADYAAEPVPVSVGVASAADPPPVPIRTDAPRYPTRTPGVEQSMTHLPVPPALPKVAEALARVPLGDELAERTPPEPLSLGVDLDRRKASATTAHTPKANGAAAVPEKPKAPPQNAPSGPKPRAHSDVKKVDYFPDGGAYRTIQPARPADKQLPTPTVKRDPVGLTLDKAGLAVHASGKISEIYGPAFAIQDDYARQVRMPEPPLLLADRLLGIDAEPGKAGKGTLWTETDVTADAWWLHQGRMPAGIMIEAGQADLMLISWMGADFANKSDRVYRLLGCEVTYLGGLPEIGDTLRFDIHVDGHARQGAIRMFFFHYDCTIDGVERMSMRNGQAGFFSDEELAASGGILWRPEDETVDGPMDPTPAQTARTSLQRADLEAMAAGDIFRTFGPGFERAASHTRPPIISGGDMLFVDEVTQLDFTGGPWSRGYLRAVSHVTPETWYFEGHFKNDPCMPGTLMFEGTMQTMAIYMTAIGMTIGCDGWRFEPVPFETYKLVCRGQVTPQSREVVYEVFVREVIAGPEPTLFADLLVTVDGLPAFHCRRMGLRLSPGCPMDMGLRELAGHVEPKPVAEGHGVKFDLTAMLACAVGKPSLAVGPLYEKFDTHRRVARLPGPPYHFMSRVTEVVGELGVPQAGTSVVAEYDVPSDAWYFAENKGANGKLTMPNAVLMEIALQPCGWVGAYAGCPLDFDVDLFFRNLDGTGVQHREITPSTGTLRIRATLNNIAQAGGTIIATFDGEISDAEGPVYTFDTVFGYFRLEALQQQVGLPVSAEQRALLEMPCAAPVIDLRARPTEFFGPGARLADPMLLMMDRVTGRWPTDGAAGLGRWRGVKDVDPDEWFFKAHFYRDPVQPGSLGIEMLLQLLQFAMLDLGLGKEMGPTARFEPVALHDPITWRYRGQIVPTNKRITAQIEITRMQRDTDSILAVAEASLWNDGIRIYSATNLGMRITRDAAESPVESCSTTVESEVAAATTLETTLDPTRDTWIVDHCPSYVIPALPMMSVLDLFAQAGARALEHAPAKVVEIADLRLLRWIVVDSPTKLRVIVEPTEPGRFAGRVEVWRDARRAEFSRWETHAQAVIVTADGYAGEPAAPAPLKDAIPYANPYDGTVFHGPAFATLMDGARIGRNGSSGTLAVDRCQVPVGEQHPGLLDGAFHIVPHTAMNVWTCNSGASPDVASYIDAADPTVGFPHRVVWARFYRDAPVNGTVDVETRFVGFDDTEGRMPIVDLWLGAAGQPWAYLRVVEILLDKGPLAAVSGPKRRAFVGERRAVPGVSLSDRVSHGVVTLDSARAATQEWFKGTLKAVYDTDSHGDALIADIAIKEAVADAAHGAIHPARVQVVDGEVSCPVLPLERISVELEQLDSRACRASASLHTDWQPMRSWHNDKLGMQQGGFGDLLLWALLSRFVRHIIVTDPAAMAAIRGRPVLLLGNHQVQIESILGTSVASWVTGTQVATVAHAKHEKRWVGGLLRLVDAVTGSELGRFIRYFDQQNPRQFIGLVKDMKGDVVNHGLSAMVHADGTRYVRSGQRVARLTSTLLDMAVDLSMPIVPLYFAGGLPEEPLAAKLEVPYRQAAQDYIFGRPIMPEELTALLYLDRRRHVIDAINALAPFSDAPHQPNYAAEDRINAAFPGASPLESIWGCIEDALDALPVDWRATIGADEWTAARSAPQHTTA, encoded by the coding sequence GTGAATTTCGAGCCCATTGCGATCGTCGGTCAGGGCTGCGTCCTTCCCGGCGGGCTGAACCCCGACGAGCTGTGGAAGACGGTGCGCGATAGCCGCGACGCGCTCGGCTCGGCGCGGCCGGATTATTGGGGGGTCTCCCCCGCGCGCGTTCTGCAAGACCAGCCGGACGCGCCGTACCTCGACCACACCTGGTCTGATCGCGGCGGCTATGTGCGCGGCTTTGACGACGTTTTCGATCCCGGCGGTCTGTTGCTCGACGCCGACGAATTCGACGGCCTCGACCCGCTGTACCTGTGGGTGGTCGAGTCGGCCCGCCAGGCGGTGCACAGCGCCGGCTGGAGCGCTGGTGCCGTCCCGGGCTCGGCCGGGGTTGTTCTCGGCAACCTGAGCTATCCCACGAAGACGATGACCGACCTCGCCGAAAAGGTCTGGCGCGGTACCGAACACGGGATCGACTGGCGAAATCGGTTCATGTCCGGCCTGCCGGCCCACCTCGTCGCCAACGCACTGGGATTGACCGCCGGCGCCACCGCCCTCGACGCCGCATGCGCCTCCTCCCTGTACGCCATCAAGCTGGCGTGCGATCGACTGCACGACCGCACCGCGGACGTCATGCTGGCGGGCGGCGTCAACGGCGCCAGCGACCTGCTGCTCCACGTCGGCTTCAGTGCCTTGCAGGCATTGAGCCGCACGGGCCGATCGCGCCCCTTCCACCAAGGCGCCGACGGATTGGTCCCGGCCGAGGGCGCTGCCGTTCTGGTGCTGCGCAGGTTGGAAGACGCAATCGCCGATGATAACGGCATCTTGGGCGTCATCCGGGGAATCGGCCTCAGCAACGACGGCCGCGGACGGGGTCTGCTGGTCCCGTCACAAGAGGGTCAAGAGCGCGCGATGCGGCTCGCCTACGAAATGGCCGGGCTCCAGCCGCGCGACATCTCCCTCGTCGAGTGCCACGCCACGGGAACCTCACGCGGCGACCTGACCGAACTGATGAGCATGACAAGTATCTTCGCCGGCCTGGCGGACATACCCATCGGATCGCTGAAATCCAATCTGGGACACTCGATCACGGCCTCCGGCGCCGCGGGTGCCATCAAGGTGCTGGCGGCGATGCGTGCGGGCGTGCGTCCCCCGACGCTGCACGTCGACGATCCACTGCCCTTCATCGCCGACTCGCCGTTCCGTCTGCTCACCGCGCCCGAACCGTGGGAATGCGACGGGCCACGCCGCGCCGCGATCAACAACTTCGGCTTCGGCGGCAACAACGCCCACCTGCTGCTCGAAGAGTGGATCGCGCCTACCGACCAGCGCGAAACTCCGCCGAGATGGCCGACGCCCACACCCGCGGCCGCCGACGGCATCGCGATCGTGGGACTTAGCCTCTTGGTGGGTGACGGATGCGAAACCGCTTCCGTCGCAGACCATCTGAAGGCCGGCCAGCCGATCCTCGGGGAGGGCAGCAGTGGCACCCTCGGGGCGCGGATGGCCCAGGTGCGTCTCGACCTGACCCATACCCGTTTTCCGCCGGCCGATCTCAAGCAGACCCAGCCCCAGCAACTCGCCCTGCTGGGCGCGGCCCTCAACATCGACGAGCTGATCAAGCGGCTGCCGCCGGACAGAACCAGCGTCATCGTCGGCATGGGTTGCGACGCCGAAGTGACGCGATTCGGCGTGCGCTGGCGACTGGCCGACGAGGTCGACGACCCCGAGGCGCTGGACGCGGCGCGCGATGATGTCGTCCACGGCTGGTCCACCGCCGGCGTGGTGGGCGCCATGCCGAACATTGTGGCCAATCGGTTGAACAGCCAATTCGATTTGCGCGGGCCAAGTTTCACGGTATCCAGGGAGGAGCTGTCCGGGACCACGGCCCTCGAGCTGGCCGCGCGGGCGTTACGGCGAGGCGAAATCGACGCGGCGGTCGTCGGGGCGGTCGATCTCAGCTGCGAACCGGTCCACGAAGCGGCGGCACGCGCGTTGCTCCGACCCGACGAGCAGCTACCCGGTGACGCCGCGGTTGTGCTCGTGCTCAAACGCGCCGCCGACGCCCGGCGTGACGGCGACAGGACGCTGGCCACCCTGCCCGCCGATCAGACACATCGGGGAGAGTGCCTGCACCTGGGCACCGCGCCCGGCGCGTTGAACCTCTCCCCGCTGCTGGGCCACGCCCACGCCGCATCGGGGCTGCTGCACGTCGCCGCCGGCGTGCTCTACGGGCTACTGGACGTTTGGCCCGACGGCGAACCGTGGACAGCGCAGCAGCGGGCGGTCGTCGTCGCGCTGCACGCGTTGGCCGGCCAGGAACAACACCTCGTGCTGGTGCCACCGGTCGCCGGACGCCGCGACGCCGACGAGCTGGTCGCGCTGCTGTCCCCGGTCGCCCCAAGCCAAACGCGGAAACCCGCGCTGTTGCATTTCCCGGCGCACCTTCCCGCGGTCAGGCTCCCGAATCACGTTGTGGCTGAGGCAGATTACGCAGCGGAGCCGGTACCGGTGTCCGTCGGGGTCGCCAGCGCCGCCGATCCGCCACCGGTGCCGATCCGCACGGACGCACCGAGATACCCGACCAGGACCCCCGGAGTGGAGCAGTCAATGACACACTTGCCGGTTCCGCCAGCCCTACCCAAAGTGGCGGAGGCGTTGGCACGAGTTCCGCTGGGTGACGAGCTGGCCGAGCGGACGCCGCCGGAGCCGCTGTCGCTCGGTGTCGACCTCGACCGTCGAAAGGCAAGCGCCACAACGGCGCACACTCCCAAGGCCAACGGCGCCGCCGCAGTCCCTGAGAAACCGAAGGCGCCACCGCAGAATGCGCCGAGCGGCCCGAAACCGCGGGCGCACAGCGACGTCAAAAAGGTCGACTATTTCCCGGACGGGGGTGCCTACCGGACAATCCAACCCGCCCGGCCCGCCGACAAACAACTTCCCACGCCGACGGTCAAGCGCGACCCGGTGGGTCTAACGCTCGACAAGGCCGGCCTGGCCGTGCATGCCTCGGGCAAGATTTCGGAGATCTACGGCCCGGCATTCGCCATCCAGGATGACTACGCCCGACAGGTACGGATGCCCGAACCTCCACTGTTGCTGGCGGATCGGCTGCTAGGCATCGACGCCGAACCGGGCAAGGCCGGCAAGGGGACGCTGTGGACCGAAACCGATGTCACCGCCGACGCATGGTGGCTGCATCAGGGACGGATGCCGGCCGGGATCATGATCGAAGCCGGGCAGGCCGACCTCATGCTCATCTCCTGGATGGGTGCGGACTTCGCCAACAAGAGCGATCGCGTCTACCGCCTGCTCGGCTGCGAGGTGACCTACCTGGGTGGCCTGCCCGAAATCGGTGACACCCTACGCTTCGACATCCACGTCGACGGCCACGCCCGCCAAGGCGCCATCCGCATGTTCTTCTTTCACTACGACTGCACCATCGACGGCGTAGAGCGGATGTCGATGCGCAACGGGCAGGCCGGCTTCTTCTCCGACGAAGAACTGGCGGCGTCGGGCGGAATCCTGTGGCGCCCCGAGGATGAGACGGTCGACGGCCCGATGGACCCCACGCCGGCGCAAACGGCGCGCACCTCGCTTCAGCGCGCCGATCTGGAGGCCATGGCCGCCGGCGACATCTTCCGCACCTTTGGCCCCGGCTTCGAGCGCGCGGCCAGCCACACCCGCCCGCCGATCATCTCCGGCGGCGACATGTTGTTCGTCGACGAGGTCACCCAGCTGGACTTCACCGGTGGCCCCTGGAGCCGGGGCTATCTACGCGCCGTCTCGCACGTGACCCCCGAAACCTGGTATTTCGAAGGTCATTTCAAAAACGACCCCTGCATGCCCGGCACCCTGATGTTCGAGGGCACGATGCAGACGATGGCGATCTACATGACCGCCATCGGCATGACCATCGGGTGCGACGGCTGGCGCTTCGAGCCGGTGCCGTTCGAGACGTACAAACTGGTCTGCCGCGGACAGGTCACGCCGCAATCACGCGAGGTGGTCTACGAGGTCTTCGTGCGCGAGGTCATCGCCGGGCCCGAGCCCACGCTGTTCGCCGACCTGCTCGTCACCGTCGACGGGCTGCCCGCTTTCCATTGCAGGCGAATGGGATTGCGGCTCTCGCCCGGCTGTCCGATGGACATGGGCCTGCGCGAGCTGGCGGGCCACGTCGAACCCAAGCCCGTCGCCGAGGGCCACGGAGTCAAGTTCGACCTCACCGCGATGCTCGCCTGCGCCGTCGGCAAGCCGTCTTTGGCGGTCGGACCACTGTACGAGAAGTTCGACACCCACCGCAGGGTCGCCCGGCTCCCCGGGCCGCCGTATCACTTCATGTCCCGGGTCACCGAGGTCGTCGGCGAGCTCGGTGTTCCGCAGGCCGGCACGTCCGTCGTCGCCGAGTACGACGTCCCCAGCGACGCCTGGTATTTCGCCGAGAACAAGGGCGCAAACGGAAAGTTGACGATGCCCAACGCGGTCCTGATGGAGATCGCGCTGCAGCCGTGCGGCTGGGTCGGCGCCTACGCCGGATGCCCGCTGGACTTCGACGTCGACCTGTTCTTCCGCAACCTCGACGGCACCGGAGTGCAGCACCGCGAGATCACGCCCTCGACCGGAACCCTGCGGATCAGGGCCACGCTGAACAACATCGCCCAGGCCGGCGGAACCATCATTGCGACCTTCGACGGCGAGATCTCCGATGCCGAAGGACCCGTCTACACCTTCGACACCGTGTTCGGCTACTTCCGCCTCGAAGCGTTGCAGCAGCAGGTGGGCCTGCCGGTCAGCGCCGAGCAGCGTGCCCTGCTGGAGATGCCTTGTGCGGCACCGGTTATCGACCTGCGCGCCCGCCCGACGGAATTCTTCGGCCCCGGGGCCCGGCTGGCCGATCCGATGCTGTTGATGATGGACCGGGTTACCGGTCGCTGGCCCACCGACGGAGCCGCCGGGCTGGGCCGGTGGCGCGGCGTCAAGGACGTCGATCCCGACGAGTGGTTCTTCAAGGCCCACTTCTACCGGGACCCGGTACAGCCCGGCTCCTTGGGCATCGAGATGCTGCTCCAACTCCTGCAATTCGCGATGCTCGATCTCGGCTTGGGCAAGGAGATGGGCCCGACGGCGCGCTTCGAGCCGGTGGCGCTGCATGACCCGATCACCTGGCGGTACCGCGGTCAGATCGTGCCGACCAACAAACGGATCACGGCGCAAATCGAGATCACCCGCATGCAGCGCGACACCGACAGCATCCTGGCCGTGGCCGAAGCTTCGCTGTGGAACGACGGAATCCGGATCTACAGCGCGACCAACCTCGGCATGCGCATCACGCGCGATGCGGCAGAGTCGCCGGTCGAATCCTGCTCGACCACGGTTGAGTCCGAGGTGGCCGCGGCGACGACGCTGGAGACGACCCTCGATCCCACCCGGGACACCTGGATCGTCGACCACTGCCCCTCGTATGTAATCCCGGCGCTGCCAATGATGTCGGTGCTCGACCTGTTCGCGCAGGCCGGCGCTCGTGCCCTAGAACACGCCCCGGCCAAGGTTGTCGAAATCGCCGACCTGCGGCTGCTTCGCTGGATCGTCGTCGATTCGCCGACGAAGCTGCGGGTAATCGTCGAACCCACCGAGCCTGGGCGTTTTGCCGGTCGCGTGGAGGTGTGGCGTGACGCACGCCGAGCGGAGTTCTCGCGCTGGGAGACACACGCGCAGGCGGTGATCGTCACGGCGGACGGCTACGCCGGTGAACCGGCAGCCCCTGCCCCGTTGAAAGACGCGATCCCGTATGCCAACCCGTATGACGGCACGGTGTTCCACGGTCCCGCGTTTGCGACCCTGATGGACGGCGCCCGGATAGGCCGCAACGGTTCGTCAGGCACGCTTGCGGTCGACCGCTGCCAGGTTCCGGTCGGCGAGCAACACCCCGGCCTGCTCGACGGCGCGTTCCACATCGTTCCGCACACCGCGATGAACGTATGGACTTGCAACAGCGGGGCCAGTCCGGATGTCGCGTCCTATATCGACGCCGCGGACCCGACCGTCGGATTCCCGCATCGCGTCGTGTGGGCGCGGTTCTACCGCGACGCCCCCGTGAACGGGACCGTCGACGTCGAAACCCGGTTTGTCGGGTTCGACGACACCGAGGGTCGTATGCCGATCGTCGACCTGTGGCTCGGCGCCGCGGGGCAGCCCTGGGCGTACCTCCGCGTGGTCGAAATCCTGTTGGACAAGGGACCCCTCGCTGCGGTCAGCGGCCCCAAGCGGCGCGCGTTTGTCGGTGAGCGACGCGCGGTGCCCGGCGTCTCGTTGAGCGATCGGGTAAGCCACGGGGTGGTCACACTCGATTCCGCGCGCGCGGCCACCCAGGAATGGTTCAAGGGCACCTTGAAAGCGGTGTACGACACCGACAGCCACGGGGATGCGCTGATCGCCGACATTGCGATCAAAGAGGCGGTCGCGGACGCGGCCCACGGCGCGATCCACCCCGCACGGGTTCAGGTTGTCGACGGTGAGGTGAGCTGCCCGGTGCTGCCGTTGGAGCGCATCTCCGTCGAGCTGGAGCAATTGGATTCGCGCGCATGCCGCGCAAGCGCGTCGCTGCACACGGATTGGCAACCGATGCGCAGCTGGCACAACGACAAGCTGGGCATGCAGCAGGGCGGATTCGGAGACCTGTTGCTGTGGGCCCTGTTGTCGCGCTTTGTCAGGCACATCATCGTTACCGATCCCGCCGCGATGGCGGCGATTCGCGGGCGCCCGGTGCTATTGCTAGGCAACCACCAGGTGCAGATCGAGTCGATTCTCGGCACGTCGGTCGCATCCTGGGTGACCGGCACGCAGGTTGCCACGGTTGCCCATGCCAAGCACGAAAAGCGTTGGGTCGGTGGTCTTTTACGGCTGGTGGACGCCGTGACGGGCAGCGAGCTGGGGCGGTTCATCCGCTACTTCGACCAGCAGAATCCACGACAGTTCATCGGCCTGGTCAAAGACATGAAGGGCGATGTCGTCAACCACGGCCTGTCGGCGATGGTGCACGCCGACGGAACGCGATATGTCCGTTCCGGCCAGCGCGTCGCAAGGCTCACCTCCACGCTGTTGGATATGGCGGTGGACCTGTCGATGCCGATCGTGCCGTTGTACTTCGCCGGAGGCCTGCCCGAGGAACCGTTGGCCGCCAAGCTCGAGGTGCCCTATCGCCAAGCGGCGCAGGACTACATCTTCGGTCGGCCGATCATGCCCGAAGAATTGACCGCGCTGCTGTACCTGGATCGTCGGCGCCACGTCATCGACGCGATCAACGCCCTGGCGCCGTTCAGTGATGCGCCGCACCAGCCCAATTACGCGGCGGAGGACCGAATCAATGCCGCCTTTCCCGGCGCGTCGCCGCTGGAGTCGATCTGGGGATGCATCGAAGATGCCCTGGATGCCCTACCCGTGGACTGGCGGGCGACGATCGGCGCCGACGAATGGACCGCGGCCCGATCGGCCCCACAGCACACCACCGCCTAG
- a CDS encoding WhiB family transcriptional regulator produces MSESRPAARRLNLVPVNSNLRSVTEGDRSWVAKALCRSADPDELFVRGAAQRKAAVICRHCPVMQQCAADALDNQVEYGVWGGLTERQRRAMLKENPDVVSWSEFLEKRNNRSAG; encoded by the coding sequence TTGTCAGAATCACGGCCCGCCGCGCGTCGACTGAACCTAGTTCCGGTCAACAGCAACCTGCGCTCAGTGACCGAAGGCGACCGCTCGTGGGTCGCGAAAGCCCTGTGCAGGAGCGCCGATCCCGACGAACTTTTCGTGCGGGGAGCCGCGCAGCGCAAAGCGGCCGTCATCTGCCGGCACTGCCCCGTCATGCAGCAGTGCGCGGCCGACGCCCTCGACAACCAGGTTGAATACGGCGTCTGGGGCGGCTTAACCGAACGTCAGCGCCGGGCAATGCTCAAGGAGAACCCCGACGTCGTGTCGTGGTCGGAATTCCTCGAAAAGCGCAATAACCGCTCGGCCGGATAG
- a CDS encoding WhiB family transcriptional regulator, with translation MSSVLPIVTEGERAWVAKALCSTSDPDELFVRGAAQRRAVAICRHCPVVRECGAEALDNQVEYGIWGGMTERQRRALLKEHPEVVSWAEFLSKRKPRSVG, from the coding sequence CTGAGCAGCGTTCTACCCATCGTGACCGAGGGTGAGCGTGCCTGGGTCGCCAAAGCGCTGTGTAGCACCTCGGATCCCGACGAACTCTTCGTGCGGGGGGCCGCCCAGCGCCGGGCGGTGGCGATCTGCCGGCACTGCCCGGTGGTGCGGGAGTGCGGGGCTGAAGCGCTCGACAACCAGGTCGAGTACGGCATCTGGGGCGGCATGACCGAACGCCAGCGCAGGGCACTGCTCAAGGAGCACCCCGAGGTCGTGTCGTGGGCCGAGTTCCTCAGCAAACGCAAGCCACGCTCCGTCGGCTAG